In Parasphingorhabdus halotolerans, a single window of DNA contains:
- a CDS encoding hotdog fold thioesterase: MTFDPGSLADLLLIAPFHRWLGLKIVQQSDDHLELEMPWRDELVSNPAIGAAHGGILASLIDLTGLYTIIAVGGLAKATADLRVDYHRPATKGPLRATGQVIKLGKTISTAETHILDADGRLVASGRGAYLSA, translated from the coding sequence ATGACATTTGATCCCGGTAGTCTTGCTGATTTATTGCTGATTGCTCCTTTCCATCGCTGGTTAGGTTTGAAAATTGTTCAGCAAAGCGACGATCACTTGGAACTGGAAATGCCGTGGCGGGACGAGCTTGTATCTAATCCCGCGATAGGAGCCGCACACGGCGGTATATTGGCATCTCTGATCGATTTAACCGGGCTTTATACGATTATCGCTGTGGGCGGCCTTGCCAAAGCAACCGCAGATTTGAGGGTAGATTATCATCGCCCGGCTACCAAAGGCCCGCTTCGTGCAACTGGACAAGTTATCAAGCTGGGGAAAACGATAAGTACGGCAGAAACACACATATTGGATGCCGATGGCCGATTGGTTGCGAGCGGGCGCGGGGCATATTTGAGCGCGTAA
- a CDS encoding MarR family winged helix-turn-helix transcriptional regulator → MTTETATMSSDAQDGFLNEADEFAFLLEEVPRVLRKAFDASIVQFGLSRTQWRTLAYLIKTEGMTQTELANCLELERATIGLAIDHLEKLEFVERLPAEGDRRVWRIFLRPKAVSIIPELRREANAVYEIMLKDVSDADVAIIRTAMEKMVGNLRGSCAL, encoded by the coding sequence ATGACAACCGAAACAGCTACAATGAGTTCCGACGCGCAAGATGGCTTCCTCAATGAGGCCGATGAATTTGCGTTTTTGCTTGAGGAAGTGCCGCGAGTTCTGCGCAAGGCATTCGATGCATCGATTGTCCAGTTTGGCTTGTCCCGCACGCAGTGGAGAACATTGGCATATCTGATCAAGACCGAGGGAATGACGCAAACCGAGTTGGCAAACTGCCTTGAATTGGAGAGAGCTACGATCGGATTGGCAATTGATCATCTTGAAAAGCTAGAGTTTGTCGAACGTCTGCCCGCAGAAGGTGACCGGCGTGTCTGGCGGATATTTCTGCGTCCAAAGGCAGTCAGTATTATTCCGGAACTTCGGAGAGAAGCTAACGCCGTTTATGAGATAATGTTAAAGGATGTTTCTGACGCAGATGTGGCAATCATCAGAACCGCGATGGAAAAAATGGTTGGCAATCTAAGGGGCAGTTGCGCGCTTTAG
- a CDS encoding alpha/beta fold hydrolase, which produces MRMNREDISLAGHNGLQISASRSGPKNGFPVMLAHGGGQTRHAWTKVLGELAEAGYRATAIDMRGHGDSEWASDGAYDMCDFALDLIAVSSQLDSPPALVGASLGGIAGMIAAGELAPASFTSLTLVDIAPKMEAVGVSRVVGFMQAHMKDGFSSPEEAAKIIAEYMPHREKRKDTGGLDRYLRKRDDGRYYWHWDPNFIHHVTRTRDNASDAEDNGFARLSAAAAKLKLPVHLIRGGSSDMVSEEAVAHFQALVPEAIFTDIADASHMVVGDRNDAFCSAIVSFLNSTHKSGATT; this is translated from the coding sequence ATGAGAATGAATCGTGAAGATATCTCTTTAGCAGGCCATAACGGCTTGCAGATTTCGGCAAGCCGGTCTGGGCCGAAAAACGGATTTCCGGTCATGCTCGCACATGGTGGCGGCCAAACCCGCCACGCGTGGACGAAAGTGCTTGGTGAACTGGCAGAGGCCGGTTACCGCGCCACAGCCATCGATATGCGCGGTCATGGGGACAGCGAATGGGCATCAGATGGCGCATATGATATGTGCGATTTTGCTCTTGATCTAATCGCCGTTTCTTCCCAACTCGATAGTCCTCCAGCGTTGGTAGGAGCATCGCTGGGTGGAATAGCGGGAATGATCGCTGCTGGGGAGTTGGCCCCAGCAAGTTTTACGTCGCTAACACTGGTTGATATTGCGCCGAAGATGGAAGCTGTCGGGGTATCAAGAGTTGTTGGGTTCATGCAGGCTCATATGAAGGATGGATTCTCTTCTCCGGAAGAAGCAGCCAAAATTATCGCGGAGTACATGCCACACCGAGAGAAGCGCAAAGATACTGGTGGGCTTGATCGATATTTACGTAAACGAGACGATGGGCGATATTATTGGCATTGGGATCCCAATTTTATTCATCATGTGACGCGGACGCGTGACAACGCCAGCGATGCAGAGGACAATGGGTTTGCCAGACTAAGTGCCGCCGCTGCGAAGCTGAAACTCCCTGTTCATCTCATACGCGGAGGTTCCAGCGATATGGTCTCGGAAGAGGCTGTAGCTCATTTCCAGGCCTTGGTTCCCGAAGCGATTTTTACCGACATTGCAGATGCTAGTCACATGGTCGTCGGTGACCGCAACGACGCATTTTGCTCGGCGATCGTCTCCTTCTTGAATTCTACCCATAAGAGCGGTGCCACAACATGA